In Galactobacillus timonensis, the genomic window CAACGACCTTCAACATGATCTGCGGCTACTATCCCCCGACGGAAGGCAAGATCTATTACCGCGGACAGGATATTACCGGCAAGCGGGCCTATGAATATACGGACATGAAGATTGCCCGCACCTTCCAGATCATGAAGCCGCTCAAGAACCTGAGCGTCCTTGACAACGTCATCGCCGCCTCCTACTTCGGCTATGCTGGAGCCAAGAGCGAAGGCGAGGCACGTGAACGTGCACTCGACATCCTCGAGTTCACGGGTCTCTACGATAAGCGCCATGTCCTGTCCAAGGATATGGGTACCCCGGATCAGAAGCGCCTCGAAATGGCGCGCGCCCTGGCTACGAAGCCGGAGCTGCTGTTCCTGGACGAAAATATGGCCGGCCTCAACCCGGCAGAAACGGAAGATGCCATCGCCCTGATCCGCAAGATCAACGATTCCGGTGTCACGATCTTCCTGATTGAACACATCATGCAGGCGGTAGTCAGTCTCTGTGAAAAGGTCATCG contains:
- a CDS encoding ABC transporter ATP-binding protein produces the protein MSDTPIIEVQHLTKRFKGLTAVNDVSFSIREGGITGMIGPNGAGKSTTFNMICGYYPPTEGKIYYRGQDITGKRAYEYTDMKIARTFQIMKPLKNLSVLDNVIAASYFGYAGAKSEGEARERALDILEFTGLYDKRHVLSKDMGTPDQKRLEMARALATKPELLFLDENMAGLNPAETEDAIALIRKINDSGVTIFLIEHIMQAVVSLCEKVIVLHHGEKIAEGTPQQVMNDPYVMEVYLGKKKESDNA